The Longimicrobiales bacterium DNA segment AGTCTTCGAAAGTTCGGACAGTGCTACGAGACCGCGGTCCCGTCGCTCCTCGTCCCAGTTCACAAAAGCTTCGTCCATGAAGATGGGGAGTTTCTCGGCTCCTTCGTCGAGGTGGTCGACGATGGCGAGGCGCAGGCTGAGATATGCCTGCTCGAGTGTTCCCGTGGAGATCGGGGAGGCGAGGGCGATCGGTTGAGGCAGGCCGGGTCCGACGATCTGGAACAGGTCGCCGCCGGATTGCTCGTCAATGAGCAATCCGGTGTAGCGGCCACCCGTGAGGCGCTCGAGGTAGCCGGATGCGCGGCGTATGAGGTCTGGCTGATGCTCTTCACGGAAGCTGCGATCTGCCTCTCGCAGGAGCTGGGCTAGCACCCATTTCCGGTCACGCTCGCGTGTGAGCGCAGCTTCCTCCTCCTGGAGACTGAGAATGGAACTGTCGACGGCGTCGGTGGTCTCGAGCTCCCGGAGATGTGCTGCGTCGAGCTCTAGCGCTTTCGCTTTCGTAGCAAGGTCGACAATGGCGATGTCGAGATCGTCGAGACGGGCACTGAGGCGGGGTATGTCGATTGATTCTTCATCGAGCGGACGGCCACCGGCCTCACTCTCCCGGATACGTGCCTCGAGGTCACGGATGTTCGGGCCGTCGCGTCCCAGTTCCTCTGTGAGTCGGTCGGCACGGTCATGAGCATCCACGCGTCGCTGTGCGACGTCCACCCCGGTCATTCCCTTCCCGCCGTCGAGCGCCGCGAAGCGCTTTCGCAGAAGCGCGACGTCTCCATCCACGGACTCGAGTTGCTCCGTCAGTCGACTCCGGGCTCGCTCGAGTCTCGATTCCTCGTGCGCGCCTCCCTCAGCCGCGTGTCGGGCTCGGTCTGCGGCGCGAAGGGCGCGGTCGAGGGATCCGGCGAAAGTGTCGCCTTTCCCGGTCAGCGGGTGTCCCGTCAGCGAAGCGAGCTCCTGCGCTTCGGAATCGACGGTAGTGATCCGGTCAGTGAGGGCATCCTCGCGGCGCACGGCTTCTCGGAGTGCCACGCGCAGGGTCTGTAAGCGGTCCAGCGCCCCGACCAACCCTTGGGTGGGGTGCCTGACGACATCGGGCCGTAGCGGGATGCCGTCGAGCAAATCGTGGATCTCGGTGAGCAACCCCTCGGACTCATCGACACGATCTACTGGCGGGGTCGGGGCTGGTGAAGTTTCCGGTCTCGCTGCAGACCGGCGCATGATCGCGAGGGTCGCCCCGATCGCGACGAGCGCGGTCGCGATCGGGCCTGCGAGACTGGGACCGCCCGCCAGAGCCCATGCGCCTGCCGCGATCCCCGCCGTGCCCAGGACCGCCGGCAGCGCCCAGCCGGACGCGGCGCCGGCGCTCGACGGGACCACGACGGACTGATTCTCGTTGGCCAGCTGTGACGCTCGACGGGCGACTTCGAATCGGTCCACCCGGTCCCGCAGAAGGTCGAGGGACAGGCCATCGACCTTCTGCGCGCTGTCGGGTGCGTCCGGGAAGCCGTCTTGCTCTTGTCCGAACAAGTGCCCGGCCGCAGTTCTTGCCTGCACGCTCAGTTCACTGACTTCAGCTGCGAGCCCTGGAAGCCTCAATCGGTCTGGGTCGACCGCATTGGCCCGTGAAAGAAATCGGGAGATGCTCTCCTCGTGTTCGAGGAGGCCCTTGGCCGCGCTGTTGTAAGCGGCACGGGTCGCCGTGGGTGCGAGCGTTTCC contains these protein-coding regions:
- a CDS encoding AAA family ATPase, which encodes MKIEHLRIDGFGKLAGLETGPEPLESLVVVLGPNEAGKSTMFTFLTTALYGFQPASRERNPHVPWGADEAGGEIQVRLADGRCATVERRLRSTPSGTLTVVDVPQDLRNQPLPWVAHVPRTVFRQVFAVTLSELAGLDGDTWARIQDRVLGSMGATDLHSPRSAAETLEQEAGEIWRPSRRGNQRLRLLQAETRTLRAQRHKALERDREIRALVEERENVLVQLDETRRDRFQDKVNLERVQELLPVKRQLDRIAALRIEGGNRDDLIGLPDRPKETIELLEADRKRLTGELDTIEEETLAPTATRAAYNSAAKGLLEHEESISRFLSRANAVDPDRLRLPGLAAEVSELSVQARTAAGHLFGQEQDGFPDAPDSAQKVDGLSLDLLRDRVDRFEVARRASQLANENQSVVVPSSAGAASGWALPAVLGTAGIAAGAWALAGGPSLAGPIATALVAIGATLAIMRRSAARPETSPAPTPPVDRVDESEGLLTEIHDLLDGIPLRPDVVRHPTQGLVGALDRLQTLRVALREAVRREDALTDRITTVDSEAQELASLTGHPLTGKGDTFAGSLDRALRAADRARHAAEGGAHEESRLERARSRLTEQLESVDGDVALLRKRFAALDGGKGMTGVDVAQRRVDAHDRADRLTEELGRDGPNIRDLEARIRESEAGGRPLDEESIDIPRLSARLDDLDIAIVDLATKAKALELDAAHLRELETTDAVDSSILSLQEEEAALTRERDRKWVLAQLLREADRSFREEHQPDLIRRASGYLERLTGGRYTGLLIDEQSGGDLFQIVGPGLPQPIALASPISTGTLEQAYLSLRLAIVDHLDEGAEKLPIFMDEAFVNWDEERRDRGLVALSELSKT